In Primulina huaijiensis isolate GDHJ02 chromosome 16, ASM1229523v2, whole genome shotgun sequence, a single genomic region encodes these proteins:
- the LOC140961737 gene encoding DNA repair protein recA homolog 3, mitochondrial-like isoform X3, which translates to MQLFYKRKSKSDNGDSGEENMSEKDLALKLALDQITASFGKGSIMWLGRSVSPRHTPVVSTGSFALDIALGIGGLPKGRVVEIYGPEASGKTTLALHVIAEAQKQGGYCVFVDAEHALDPALAEAIGVNTKNLLLSQPDCGEQALSLVDTLIRSGSVDVVVVDSVAALVPKGELDGEMGDAHMAMQARLMSQALRKLSHSLSVSQTILIFTNQVRSKLSTFGFGGPTEVTCGGNALKFYASVRLNIKRTGLVKKGEEAIGSQVHVKIVKNKHAPPFRTAEFELEFGRGISRESELIDLGCKYKFVTKAGSFFNMNGKNFHGKEALKSYLSENESEREELMKLLREKLIDAGPDAKSDSIIGAIGGEITEDAAASDTTCEEIVTAVEA; encoded by the exons ATGCAACTTTTCTACAAAAG AAAATCAAAGTCAGATAATGGTGATTCTGGTGAAGAGAACATGTCCGAAAAAGATTTAGCTCTGAAGCTTGCTTTGGATCAGATCACCGCATCATTTGGAAAAGGATCCATTATGTGGCTCGGACGGTCTGTCTCTCCGAGGCATACTCCAGTGGTGTCCACTGGATCCTTTGCCTTGGATATTGCACTGGGAATTGGTGGACTTCCAAAG GGGCGCGTTGTGGAAATATATGGTCCAGAGGCTTCTGGGAAAACAACTCTTGCTCTTCATGTGATTGCTGAGGCACAAAAACAAGGAG GCTATTGTGTTTTCGTGGATGCTGAGCATGCGCTTGATCCAGCATTAGCGGAGGCAATTGGAGTAAACACTAAAAACTTGCTTCTGTCACAACCAGATTGTGGTGAGCAAGCTCTCAGTCTTGTGGATACCCTAATCCGGAGTGGTTCAGTCGATGTCGTCGTTGTGGATAGT GTAGCTGCCCTGGTCCCTAAAGGTGAACTTGATGGTGAAATGGGGGACGCACACATGGCAATGCAAGCTAGACTTATGAGTCAGGCACTTCGCAAATTGAGCCATTCTTTGTCAGTCTCACAgacaatattaatttttacaaatCAG GTACGATCCAAGCTGTCTACCTTTGGATTTGGGGGCCCCACTGAAGTTACTTGTGGTGGAAATGCTTTGAAATTTTATGCTTCGGTACGTCTAAATATTAAGAGAACAGGGCTTGTCAAGAAGGGAGAAGAG GCTATAGGAAGCCAAGTTCATGTCAAGATTGTAAAGAACAAGCATGCGCCTCCATTCAGAACTGCCGAGTTTGAGCTCGAATTTGGCAGAGGAATTAGTCGCGAATCGGAGTTGATAGACTTAGGATGCAAATACAAGTTTGTTACAAAAGCTGGTTCATTCTTTAACATGAACGGTAAAAATTTTCATGGCAAGGAAGCTTTGAAGAGTTACCTGTCTGAAAATGAAAGTGAGCGGGAAGAACTCATGAAATTGCTAAGGGAGAAACTTATTGATGCTGGACCAGATGCCAAAAGTGATTCTATAATTGGAGCTATAGGTGGAGAGATCACTGAAGATGCTGCTGCATCTGACACGACCTGTGAAGAAATTGTTACTGCAGTTGAGGCATAA
- the LOC140961737 gene encoding DNA repair protein recA homolog 3, mitochondrial-like isoform X2, which yields MQLFYKRFLSKLMLLCMHGGKRKSKSDNGDSGEENMSEKDLALKLALDQITASFGKGSIMWLGRSVSPRHTPVVSTGSFALDIALGIGGLPKGRVVEIYGPEASGKTTLALHVIAEAQKQGGYCVFVDAEHALDPALAEAIGVNTKNLLLSQPDCGEQALSLVDTLIRSGSVDVVVVDSVAALVPKGELDGEMGDAHMAMQARLMSQALRKLSHSLSVSQTILIFTNQVRSKLSTFGFGGPTEVTCGGNALKFYASVRLNIKRTGLVKKGEEAIGSQVHVKIVKNKHAPPFRTAEFELEFGRGISRESELIDLGCKYKFVTKAGSFFNMNGKNFHGKEALKSYLSENESEREELMKLLREKLIDAGPDAKSDSIIGAIGGEITEDAAASDTTCEEIVTAVEA from the exons ATGCAACTTTTCTACAAAAG aTTCCTAAGTAAGTTGATGTTGCTCTGTATGCATGGAGGTAAAAGAAAATCAAAGTCAGATAATGGTGATTCTGGTGAAGAGAACATGTCCGAAAAAGATTTAGCTCTGAAGCTTGCTTTGGATCAGATCACCGCATCATTTGGAAAAGGATCCATTATGTGGCTCGGACGGTCTGTCTCTCCGAGGCATACTCCAGTGGTGTCCACTGGATCCTTTGCCTTGGATATTGCACTGGGAATTGGTGGACTTCCAAAG GGGCGCGTTGTGGAAATATATGGTCCAGAGGCTTCTGGGAAAACAACTCTTGCTCTTCATGTGATTGCTGAGGCACAAAAACAAGGAG GCTATTGTGTTTTCGTGGATGCTGAGCATGCGCTTGATCCAGCATTAGCGGAGGCAATTGGAGTAAACACTAAAAACTTGCTTCTGTCACAACCAGATTGTGGTGAGCAAGCTCTCAGTCTTGTGGATACCCTAATCCGGAGTGGTTCAGTCGATGTCGTCGTTGTGGATAGT GTAGCTGCCCTGGTCCCTAAAGGTGAACTTGATGGTGAAATGGGGGACGCACACATGGCAATGCAAGCTAGACTTATGAGTCAGGCACTTCGCAAATTGAGCCATTCTTTGTCAGTCTCACAgacaatattaatttttacaaatCAG GTACGATCCAAGCTGTCTACCTTTGGATTTGGGGGCCCCACTGAAGTTACTTGTGGTGGAAATGCTTTGAAATTTTATGCTTCGGTACGTCTAAATATTAAGAGAACAGGGCTTGTCAAGAAGGGAGAAGAG GCTATAGGAAGCCAAGTTCATGTCAAGATTGTAAAGAACAAGCATGCGCCTCCATTCAGAACTGCCGAGTTTGAGCTCGAATTTGGCAGAGGAATTAGTCGCGAATCGGAGTTGATAGACTTAGGATGCAAATACAAGTTTGTTACAAAAGCTGGTTCATTCTTTAACATGAACGGTAAAAATTTTCATGGCAAGGAAGCTTTGAAGAGTTACCTGTCTGAAAATGAAAGTGAGCGGGAAGAACTCATGAAATTGCTAAGGGAGAAACTTATTGATGCTGGACCAGATGCCAAAAGTGATTCTATAATTGGAGCTATAGGTGGAGAGATCACTGAAGATGCTGCTGCATCTGACACGACCTGTGAAGAAATTGTTACTGCAGTTGAGGCATAA
- the LOC140961737 gene encoding DNA repair protein recA homolog 3, mitochondrial-like isoform X1, producing MARFLRNASCIRRYLFPQLQEYRKGILETSTRACNFSTKGKRKSKSDNGDSGEENMSEKDLALKLALDQITASFGKGSIMWLGRSVSPRHTPVVSTGSFALDIALGIGGLPKGRVVEIYGPEASGKTTLALHVIAEAQKQGGYCVFVDAEHALDPALAEAIGVNTKNLLLSQPDCGEQALSLVDTLIRSGSVDVVVVDSVAALVPKGELDGEMGDAHMAMQARLMSQALRKLSHSLSVSQTILIFTNQVRSKLSTFGFGGPTEVTCGGNALKFYASVRLNIKRTGLVKKGEEAIGSQVHVKIVKNKHAPPFRTAEFELEFGRGISRESELIDLGCKYKFVTKAGSFFNMNGKNFHGKEALKSYLSENESEREELMKLLREKLIDAGPDAKSDSIIGAIGGEITEDAAASDTTCEEIVTAVEA from the exons ATGGCGAGGTTTCTTCGAAACGCTTCTTGTATTAGGCGATACCTGTTTCCACAATTacag GAATATCGGAAGGGAATATTGGAAACATCCACTCGTGCATGCAACTTTTCTACAAAAG GTAAAAGAAAATCAAAGTCAGATAATGGTGATTCTGGTGAAGAGAACATGTCCGAAAAAGATTTAGCTCTGAAGCTTGCTTTGGATCAGATCACCGCATCATTTGGAAAAGGATCCATTATGTGGCTCGGACGGTCTGTCTCTCCGAGGCATACTCCAGTGGTGTCCACTGGATCCTTTGCCTTGGATATTGCACTGGGAATTGGTGGACTTCCAAAG GGGCGCGTTGTGGAAATATATGGTCCAGAGGCTTCTGGGAAAACAACTCTTGCTCTTCATGTGATTGCTGAGGCACAAAAACAAGGAG GCTATTGTGTTTTCGTGGATGCTGAGCATGCGCTTGATCCAGCATTAGCGGAGGCAATTGGAGTAAACACTAAAAACTTGCTTCTGTCACAACCAGATTGTGGTGAGCAAGCTCTCAGTCTTGTGGATACCCTAATCCGGAGTGGTTCAGTCGATGTCGTCGTTGTGGATAGT GTAGCTGCCCTGGTCCCTAAAGGTGAACTTGATGGTGAAATGGGGGACGCACACATGGCAATGCAAGCTAGACTTATGAGTCAGGCACTTCGCAAATTGAGCCATTCTTTGTCAGTCTCACAgacaatattaatttttacaaatCAG GTACGATCCAAGCTGTCTACCTTTGGATTTGGGGGCCCCACTGAAGTTACTTGTGGTGGAAATGCTTTGAAATTTTATGCTTCGGTACGTCTAAATATTAAGAGAACAGGGCTTGTCAAGAAGGGAGAAGAG GCTATAGGAAGCCAAGTTCATGTCAAGATTGTAAAGAACAAGCATGCGCCTCCATTCAGAACTGCCGAGTTTGAGCTCGAATTTGGCAGAGGAATTAGTCGCGAATCGGAGTTGATAGACTTAGGATGCAAATACAAGTTTGTTACAAAAGCTGGTTCATTCTTTAACATGAACGGTAAAAATTTTCATGGCAAGGAAGCTTTGAAGAGTTACCTGTCTGAAAATGAAAGTGAGCGGGAAGAACTCATGAAATTGCTAAGGGAGAAACTTATTGATGCTGGACCAGATGCCAAAAGTGATTCTATAATTGGAGCTATAGGTGGAGAGATCACTGAAGATGCTGCTGCATCTGACACGACCTGTGAAGAAATTGTTACTGCAGTTGAGGCATAA